The following coding sequences lie in one Mesorhizobium sp. INR15 genomic window:
- a CDS encoding amidohydrolase family protein, which yields MLITDGHVLDIDARRFRKRDIRFGDGIFMAVADRLDAKPGERTICAEGLWLLPGLIDAHVHVIGVEDDLRQLHRQPPYLVAAKSARVLDRMLSRGFTSVRDAGGADASLVTAIETGLFRGPRLFPSGRGLAQPGGQGDFRSDGESDLGCPCCAGRRSITRLASGPAALRLAVGEEIAAGATQIKVMASGGIASPGGPEKRQYDVDELRAIVNAATEAGTYVMAHAYGAAAIRACVEAGIRSIEHGSGLDKATAVLMAERGAVLVPTLVVFDRLARSGGALGETAQRIFDESCASIRLAQAAGVQIAHGSDLEGSAHVDQSAEFRLKASVMTASEVIASATVVSARLLPGPARRGVLDDGAVADLIALDQNPLADIEALATPERHLRLVIKGGDVVLGRHLVGNEGAEA from the coding sequence TTGCTGATCACCGATGGGCACGTTCTCGACATTGACGCGAGGCGCTTTCGCAAGCGCGACATCCGCTTCGGCGATGGTATTTTTATGGCGGTGGCTGACCGTCTGGACGCAAAGCCGGGCGAGCGCACAATCTGCGCAGAAGGGCTATGGCTGCTGCCGGGCCTGATCGACGCGCATGTGCACGTAATCGGCGTGGAAGACGACTTGCGCCAACTGCATCGGCAGCCTCCTTATCTTGTTGCGGCCAAATCCGCCCGCGTGCTCGACAGAATGCTGTCACGCGGTTTCACCAGCGTGCGCGATGCCGGCGGGGCCGACGCCAGCCTGGTGACAGCGATCGAAACCGGGCTTTTCCGAGGGCCGCGCCTGTTCCCCTCCGGAAGAGGCCTTGCGCAGCCCGGCGGCCAGGGTGATTTCCGCTCCGATGGCGAAAGCGATCTTGGATGCCCCTGCTGTGCGGGCCGCCGCAGCATCACACGCCTCGCCAGTGGGCCGGCGGCGTTGCGTTTGGCGGTCGGCGAGGAGATCGCGGCGGGCGCAACGCAAATCAAAGTTATGGCTTCGGGCGGCATCGCCTCGCCCGGCGGTCCCGAGAAGCGACAATACGATGTGGACGAACTGCGTGCGATCGTCAACGCGGCCACTGAGGCAGGCACCTACGTCATGGCCCATGCCTACGGCGCGGCGGCCATCAGAGCCTGTGTGGAAGCGGGCATCCGGTCGATCGAGCATGGCAGCGGCCTGGACAAGGCAACGGCGGTGCTCATGGCAGAACGCGGCGCGGTGCTGGTTCCAACGCTCGTCGTGTTCGACCGGCTGGCGCGATCCGGCGGCGCGTTAGGCGAGACCGCACAACGGATATTTGACGAGTCCTGCGCAAGCATCCGGCTGGCGCAGGCCGCCGGGGTCCAGATCGCGCATGGCAGCGATCTTGAGGGCAGCGCCCATGTCGATCAAAGCGCTGAGTTCCGGCTCAAGGCGAGTGTTATGACAGCAAGCGAGGTGATCGCTTCGGCAACCGTCGTAAGCGCCAGGCTGTTGCCCGGACCGGCGCGGCGTGGCGTCCTGGATGATGGGGCGGTGGCCGACCTGATCGCGCTCGATCAGAATCCGCTGGCCGACATCGAGGCCCTCGCAACGCCGGAACGCCATCTCAGGCTGGTTATCAAGGGCGGCGACGTGGTCTTGGGGCGTCATCTCGTTGGAAACGAAGGAGCTGAGGCATGA
- the tnpB gene encoding IS66 family insertion sequence element accessory protein TnpB (TnpB, as the term is used for proteins encoded by IS66 family insertion elements, is considered an accessory protein, since TnpC, encoded by a neighboring gene, is a DDE family transposase.), which produces MIPTGAKIYVATRPVDFRKGPDGLAALVRDTGADPFSGALYVFRAKRADRVKIVWWDGSGLCLFAKRLDEDKFRWPRIENGVIRLAAPQLMALIEGMDWTRVRAELKRRPTSVG; this is translated from the coding sequence ATGATCCCCACGGGAGCCAAGATCTATGTGGCGACGCGTCCGGTCGACTTCAGGAAAGGTCCCGACGGTTTGGCTGCACTGGTGCGCGACACCGGTGCCGATCCGTTCTCCGGCGCGCTTTACGTCTTCCGGGCAAAACGCGCTGACCGCGTGAAGATCGTATGGTGGGACGGGTCTGGCCTTTGCCTGTTCGCCAAGCGGCTGGATGAGGACAAGTTCCGCTGGCCACGGATCGAGAACGGCGTGATCCGGCTCGCCGCGCCGCAGTTGATGGCGCTCATCGAGGGCATGGACTGGACGCGCGTTCGGGCCGAGCTAAAACGGCGCCCGACCTCGGTCGGATAG
- a CDS encoding transposase — protein MQSAPKSRLDTFAVIEAVASRLDESPPLLRRRWSAEAKARILEAALAPGANVSAVARTHDVSPQQVFAWRRKAIRSGELVVLTRGSEPVAQSFAPVEVTREHGARAVGLEIVIGDATIRVGSDVAPALLTEAIRAVRSA, from the coding sequence TTGCAGTCTGCACCCAAGTCCAGACTTGATACGTTTGCAGTCATCGAGGCGGTAGCGAGCCGGCTTGACGAGAGTCCGCCGTTGCTGCGCCGCCGTTGGTCTGCCGAGGCGAAAGCGCGGATTCTGGAAGCGGCGCTGGCGCCAGGCGCGAATGTCTCGGCGGTGGCGAGGACGCATGACGTGAGCCCGCAGCAGGTGTTCGCCTGGCGACGCAAGGCGATCCGCTCCGGCGAGCTTGTTGTCCTGACGCGCGGGTCGGAGCCAGTGGCGCAGAGCTTCGCACCGGTGGAAGTCACGCGCGAGCATGGCGCTCGCGCGGTCGGTCTGGAAATCGTCATTGGCGATGCGACGATCCGGGTGGGAAGCGATGTTGCTCCAGCCCTTCTGACGGAGGCGATCCGCGCCGTGCGGTCGGCATGA
- a CDS encoding ABC transporter ATP-binding protein yields MNAVNLELAMSGKRVHIHALSKHYGAHAAVDDVSIDIPAGTFCTILGASGSGKTTLLKMVAGYERPSSGSIDIDGRDVASMQVAKRNIGMVFQNYALFPHMSVAANLAFPLEMRGLPRKAIDAKVAAMLNLVGLSDLGARPPRQLSGGQQQRVALGRALIFQPDILLMDEPLGALDKNMRQAMQRQIKAIHARVGVTVLYVTHDQDEAMSMADLVVVMDQGRVVQVGSPLDIYNAPQTDFVATFLGDCNLIEIDREKGTPILRLAGGIALPTDSGMFGEAHLVGIRPERLLVGDVLAHRDIILSGTVTETNFNGADHDLVVKVDGQPLRARLANLGKTPPAVGSTVHLGCDYADLFALDVAAVRARQPKE; encoded by the coding sequence ATGAACGCCGTCAATCTTGAGCTCGCGATGTCCGGCAAGCGGGTGCACATCCACGCTTTGTCAAAGCATTATGGGGCGCACGCTGCCGTCGACGACGTATCTATCGATATTCCTGCCGGCACATTCTGCACGATACTGGGGGCCTCCGGCTCGGGAAAAACCACACTGCTGAAGATGGTCGCAGGCTATGAACGGCCGTCATCGGGCTCGATAGACATCGATGGCCGTGACGTCGCCTCCATGCAGGTTGCCAAACGCAATATTGGGATGGTCTTCCAGAATTACGCCTTGTTCCCTCACATGAGCGTGGCCGCCAATCTGGCATTCCCTCTCGAGATGCGTGGCCTGCCGCGAAAGGCGATAGACGCCAAGGTTGCCGCCATGCTCAATCTGGTCGGGCTATCCGATCTCGGCGCGCGCCCGCCGCGTCAATTGTCCGGAGGGCAGCAGCAGCGGGTGGCGCTAGGCCGCGCGCTCATCTTCCAGCCCGACATCCTGCTGATGGACGAGCCGTTGGGTGCGCTGGACAAGAACATGCGCCAGGCTATGCAGCGCCAGATCAAGGCGATCCACGCCCGTGTGGGGGTCACCGTCCTCTACGTAACGCATGACCAGGACGAGGCCATGAGCATGGCTGATCTCGTCGTGGTGATGGATCAAGGCAGGGTGGTGCAGGTCGGATCGCCGCTCGACATCTACAATGCTCCGCAAACCGATTTCGTGGCGACGTTCCTAGGCGATTGCAATTTGATAGAGATTGACCGCGAGAAGGGAACGCCGATCTTGCGGCTTGCCGGCGGGATTGCGCTTCCGACTGATTCCGGCATGTTCGGCGAGGCGCACCTTGTGGGTATCCGGCCGGAGCGGCTGCTTGTCGGCGATGTTTTGGCCCACCGCGATATCATCCTATCGGGAACGGTGACGGAGACAAACTTCAACGGGGCCGACCACGATCTGGTCGTCAAGGTGGATGGGCAGCCACTGCGCGCCCGGCTGGCCAATCTGGGCAAGACGCCGCCTGCGGTCGGCAGCACGGTGCATCTCGGCTGCGACTATGCAGACCTCTTCGCGCTGGATGTCGCTGCTGTCCGAGCGCGCCAACCCAAGGAGTAA
- a CDS encoding ABC transporter permease subunit, with protein sequence MTLPVQSRGSAPPRSPRFFRPAGADLAAGMVVLLLALVFVWPIVRLIATTVFTDGGGLSAFARIAATPMYRTAFVNTFLISGLVTLIALVAAYPIAYLMATVHPRTAKLIGFVVLLPFWTSALVRTTAWMVLLQRNGIVNSLLTGTGLTDSPIPLLYNLSGVLIGMVHVLLPFMVLPIYATFLSVDQRLIAAADGLGAGRLTILRRIILPLTAPGAAAGALIVFMGAIGTFITPVLMGGPRQMMIAQAISYNIQKQLDWRMAGALSLVLLAVTLALFLLYRRLFGLDRLFANEPVGANEPDGPMATALGPGRWLVCLIALVVGIFLIAPIVMVFPLSISSSPFLQFPPARWTLEWYGRLGEDPKWLRAAISSLRVAAEAIAMSVVLGTAAAIAAARVSARLRAGMEILILLPMIVPTIITAIALYSQFAPLGVLGSPESLAVGHTMLAAPFVFITVSAALKGFDNRLELAALGLGASWGAMFRRVMLPAILPGIIAGTVFAFITSFDDVVLSIFLTNSASRTLPRVIYEGVKDDTDPTVIALAVILISISLVLFLSSLVTRNKQP encoded by the coding sequence TTGACTTTGCCGGTTCAAAGCCGGGGCAGTGCGCCGCCGCGCAGCCCCCGTTTCTTCCGGCCAGCAGGCGCGGATCTGGCCGCGGGCATGGTGGTGCTGCTGTTGGCGCTCGTCTTCGTGTGGCCGATTGTCCGGCTGATTGCGACAACGGTGTTCACGGACGGCGGCGGACTGTCAGCGTTCGCCAGGATCGCGGCCACGCCGATGTATCGCACCGCCTTCGTCAACACTTTCCTCATTTCCGGGCTGGTCACACTGATTGCGCTGGTGGCGGCCTACCCAATTGCCTATCTCATGGCGACGGTTCACCCAAGAACGGCAAAGCTGATTGGCTTCGTCGTGTTGCTCCCGTTCTGGACAAGCGCACTGGTGCGCACCACGGCGTGGATGGTGCTGCTGCAGCGAAACGGTATCGTCAATAGCCTGCTGACCGGCACTGGCCTGACAGATTCGCCCATACCGCTTCTCTACAACCTGTCCGGCGTGCTGATCGGCATGGTGCATGTGCTGCTGCCCTTCATGGTGCTGCCTATCTATGCGACGTTCCTGTCGGTGGACCAACGGCTCATCGCTGCCGCCGACGGTCTCGGAGCCGGGCGTCTTACCATACTGCGGCGCATCATCCTGCCGCTTACCGCGCCCGGCGCGGCGGCGGGCGCACTGATCGTGTTCATGGGCGCCATCGGAACTTTCATCACGCCGGTGCTGATGGGCGGCCCACGCCAGATGATGATCGCACAGGCCATCAGCTACAATATCCAAAAGCAACTCGATTGGCGCATGGCAGGCGCTCTTTCGCTCGTCCTGCTGGCTGTCACCCTGGCGCTTTTCCTGCTGTACCGCCGTCTCTTCGGGCTGGACCGACTTTTTGCCAACGAACCTGTTGGCGCCAACGAACCTGACGGTCCGATGGCGACCGCCCTTGGACCGGGTCGTTGGCTTGTCTGCCTTATCGCCCTGGTGGTCGGCATCTTCCTCATCGCGCCCATCGTAATGGTATTCCCACTCAGCATTTCCTCGTCGCCATTTCTCCAATTCCCACCCGCTCGGTGGACGTTAGAATGGTACGGGCGGCTGGGTGAAGATCCCAAATGGCTGCGTGCGGCAATTTCCAGCTTGCGGGTAGCGGCCGAAGCCATCGCCATGTCGGTAGTATTGGGTACCGCGGCTGCCATCGCTGCAGCGCGCGTCTCCGCTCGCCTGCGTGCCGGAATGGAAATACTCATCTTGCTGCCGATGATCGTACCCACCATCATCACGGCCATTGCACTATACAGCCAGTTTGCACCGCTCGGTGTGCTCGGGTCGCCCGAAAGCCTGGCTGTCGGCCACACGATGCTCGCTGCTCCTTTTGTCTTCATCACGGTCAGCGCCGCACTGAAGGGTTTTGACAACAGATTGGAGCTTGCCGCGCTTGGGCTCGGCGCATCCTGGGGCGCGATGTTCCGGCGCGTGATGCTGCCGGCTATCCTGCCGGGTATTATCGCGGGCACGGTATTTGCCTTTATCACATCGTTCGATGACGTGGTGCTTTCGATCTTCCTGACCAATTCAGCGAGCAGGACGTTGCCGCGTGTGATCTACGAAGGCGTCAAGGATGACACGGACCCCACCGTCATCGCGCTAGCCGTAATCCTCATCAGCATCTCCCTGGTGCTATTCCTGTCAAGCCTCGTTACCCGGAACAAGCAGCCATGA
- a CDS encoding type 1 glutamine amidotransferase, producing the protein MNRAAACLAYLDNGVTVDAVSGLPEFFANEGVEVTTYRSFDGAFPTDPAAYDGILLSGSGLSAYNDIPFIHREHGFIQEAAEAGTAMLGLCFGSQILASALCGGDQVFRRASCEVGHAMLSMLEPAATDALAGGCESRERMFVWHNDEVRADHGDMVVLAATAKCPNHIWRFRDQHIWGIQGHPELTRANAREWIGKSANALRKDGADPEQLIRETEDSMAGLGMLRKFAHICKKAANSK; encoded by the coding sequence ATGAACCGCGCTGCAGCCTGCCTGGCCTATCTTGACAACGGTGTAACCGTCGATGCCGTCAGCGGCTTGCCGGAGTTCTTTGCAAACGAAGGCGTCGAGGTGACGACGTATCGATCCTTCGATGGAGCGTTCCCCACCGATCCGGCTGCCTATGATGGCATCCTCCTGTCTGGAAGCGGGTTGAGCGCCTACAACGATATTCCGTTCATCCACCGCGAGCACGGGTTCATCCAGGAGGCTGCCGAAGCCGGAACGGCGATGCTCGGCCTCTGTTTCGGCAGCCAGATACTGGCCTCCGCCCTGTGCGGCGGGGATCAGGTGTTCCGACGCGCTTCATGCGAAGTCGGCCATGCGATGTTGTCGATGCTGGAGCCGGCCGCCACCGACGCGCTGGCCGGCGGCTGCGAAAGCCGGGAGCGCATGTTTGTCTGGCACAACGACGAGGTGCGCGCCGATCATGGCGACATGGTCGTTCTAGCCGCCACAGCTAAGTGCCCGAACCACATCTGGCGCTTCCGCGATCAGCACATCTGGGGCATCCAGGGGCATCCTGAATTAACCAGAGCCAATGCTCGGGAATGGATCGGCAAGTCGGCAAACGCCCTGCGCAAGGATGGAGCAGACCCCGAGCAACTCATCCGCGAAACCGAAGACAGCATGGCCGGCCTCGGCATGCTTCGGAAGTTCGCGCACATCTGCAAAAAAGCAGCAAACAGCAAATAA
- a CDS encoding Xaa-Pro peptidase family protein produces MSSLMWFSRGEYASRLGRFQRELTGRGLDGLVCYQPETVTWTTGFYTKAYTNYHMAIIPAQGAPTLLCRDVSRYYAEQTFAFDDVHYWSDGQDQDDLALSLIRKRFGPEANLGIEFSSWMVPVQRFRRFSEELPHTRWTDVSDVGPALRIIKSPAEIAYQRRAARAAELAMAAVVKVAAAGRNELSVAAAATAALVEAGSDTPGPGVFSSGERASHLHGGYIDRVLQHGDTIQYEPTPHVHHYNARFMRTIKVGAASAAEIDLARRLIDIQDEALATVAPGVAATVPDAIYRNGILSTGKVERYTNKTFYSLGMIMNPSYAEPLEATASSTWRFAAGMVFHSYLLVGDFGMSETVLVTETGAERLTNYPRELIVAGRG; encoded by the coding sequence ATGTCCAGCCTGATGTGGTTTTCACGGGGGGAATACGCCTCCCGGCTGGGCCGGTTTCAAAGAGAACTGACAGGCCGCGGCCTCGATGGGCTTGTCTGCTATCAGCCGGAAACCGTCACCTGGACAACCGGCTTCTACACTAAGGCCTACACCAACTATCATATGGCTATCATCCCGGCGCAGGGCGCTCCCACCCTGCTTTGCCGTGATGTGTCACGCTACTATGCCGAGCAGACATTCGCCTTCGATGATGTACACTACTGGAGCGATGGACAGGACCAGGATGACCTGGCCCTGTCCTTGATCCGGAAGCGTTTCGGACCCGAGGCAAACCTCGGCATAGAGTTTTCTTCCTGGATGGTTCCGGTCCAGCGTTTCAGGCGTTTCAGCGAGGAACTGCCCCATACGCGATGGACGGACGTCAGCGACGTTGGGCCGGCGCTGCGCATCATCAAATCACCGGCTGAAATTGCCTATCAGCGTCGGGCGGCCCGCGCCGCCGAACTTGCCATGGCCGCCGTTGTGAAGGTTGCTGCCGCCGGGCGCAACGAGTTGTCTGTTGCTGCCGCCGCGACAGCGGCCTTGGTGGAAGCCGGCAGCGATACGCCAGGACCGGGCGTCTTTTCGTCCGGCGAGCGTGCCAGTCATCTGCATGGCGGTTACATTGACCGGGTTCTCCAGCACGGCGATACGATCCAGTACGAACCGACGCCGCATGTTCACCACTACAATGCGCGCTTCATGCGCACCATCAAGGTAGGCGCTGCCTCCGCCGCCGAGATCGATCTTGCCCGTCGGCTGATCGACATACAGGACGAGGCGCTTGCCACCGTCGCGCCGGGTGTTGCCGCCACGGTTCCCGACGCAATCTATCGCAACGGGATTCTCAGCACCGGCAAGGTGGAGCGCTACACCAACAAGACGTTCTATTCCCTCGGCATGATCATGAACCCCAGCTACGCCGAACCGTTGGAGGCAACGGCGTCATCGACATGGCGCTTTGCAGCCGGCATGGTCTTCCACAGCTACCTGCTGGTCGGCGATTTCGGCATGTCCGAAACGGTACTGGTGACCGAAACCGGGGCCGAGCGCCTGACCAATTATCCGCGTGAACTCATTGTTGCAGGGCGGGGTTGA
- a CDS encoding SDR family oxidoreductase: MQLELEGKRALVLSSTRGLGLGIARALAAEGAHVLLCGRSEPAGVVHGQSEFIRADLADPDFAAKVTEAANEKLGGVDILVNNTGGPPPGTASALSAAVLGEQFSTMVRSIIETTGKVLPQMRERNWGRVLTIASSGVLQPIPNLAASNALRSALVGWSKTLASEVAGEGVCVNVLVPGRIATERLDELDASAAARQGKSIDEVRTQSRATIPMGRYGDVREFAAVATFLCSGQASYITGTVVRCDGGLIRAV, from the coding sequence ATGCAGCTTGAACTCGAAGGAAAGCGCGCGCTGGTCCTTTCTTCCACCCGCGGCCTCGGTCTCGGCATTGCGAGGGCACTGGCTGCGGAAGGAGCCCATGTGCTGCTTTGCGGCCGCAGCGAACCTGCAGGTGTTGTTCACGGGCAGTCCGAATTCATTCGCGCCGATCTTGCAGACCCTGACTTCGCGGCTAAGGTTACCGAGGCCGCGAACGAAAAACTCGGTGGTGTCGACATCCTCGTCAACAACACCGGCGGGCCGCCGCCCGGAACGGCCTCCGCTCTGTCCGCAGCGGTGCTAGGCGAGCAGTTTTCGACAATGGTCCGCTCTATCATCGAGACGACGGGCAAGGTGTTGCCGCAGATGCGGGAGCGCAACTGGGGACGTGTGCTGACGATCGCATCGTCTGGCGTCTTGCAGCCTATACCCAATCTCGCCGCGTCTAATGCCTTGCGCTCTGCTCTTGTCGGCTGGTCGAAGACGCTGGCGTCGGAAGTGGCGGGCGAGGGTGTGTGCGTCAACGTATTGGTGCCGGGCCGTATTGCGACTGAGCGCCTTGACGAACTTGATGCGTCCGCCGCCGCACGGCAAGGCAAGAGCATCGACGAGGTGCGGACGCAATCGCGCGCAACCATTCCCATGGGCCGTTACGGCGACGTGCGGGAGTTCGCCGCCGTGGCGACATTTCTTTGCTCCGGGCAAGCAAGCTACATTACCGGAACAGTTGTACGCTGCGACGGCGGGTTGATCAGGGCTGTCTAA
- a CDS encoding SDR family NAD(P)-dependent oxidoreductase, with amino-acid sequence MFTGQRVILTGPDGTIGSAIKLRLENQGAEVATIGHQPGLGGYVADFTDEGSLQAAVAVAAADGPMHGLVFAHGLLLPGTIDVVTPAEWRRMLAVNVDSIYTIIHHALPRLAAGASIVAISSTAGFDHSPVGGPHYTASKWALNGLVRHLAFDLGPRGVRINSVCPGTVEGPMARALLSTEAYQESLKAIPLGRAADADEIAEVVQFLIEPRSRYVTGTNIPVAGGYR; translated from the coding sequence ATGTTCACGGGACAGCGCGTCATATTAACTGGGCCCGACGGAACGATCGGTTCGGCGATCAAGCTGAGGCTGGAGAACCAGGGAGCCGAAGTGGCGACGATAGGCCACCAGCCGGGCCTGGGCGGCTATGTCGCGGACTTCACGGATGAAGGCTCATTGCAAGCCGCCGTCGCCGTTGCTGCCGCCGATGGACCGATGCATGGGCTGGTGTTCGCCCACGGCCTGCTCTTGCCGGGCACGATTGATGTTGTAACGCCGGCCGAATGGCGCCGGATGCTGGCCGTCAACGTCGACAGCATCTACACGATCATCCACCATGCACTGCCGCGGCTAGCTGCCGGCGCCTCCATAGTGGCCATCTCGTCCACAGCCGGATTCGACCACAGCCCGGTTGGCGGCCCCCACTACACCGCCAGCAAATGGGCGTTGAATGGGCTTGTGCGGCACCTCGCCTTCGATCTCGGGCCACGCGGCGTGCGCATCAACTCCGTATGTCCGGGCACGGTCGAGGGTCCGATGGCGCGAGCTTTGCTTTCCACCGAAGCCTATCAGGAATCGCTCAAGGCAATACCGCTCGGCCGTGCCGCAGACGCCGACGAGATCGCCGAAGTCGTCCAATTCCTGATCGAACCGCGGTCGCGCTACGTCACGGGAACGAACATTCCGGTGGCGGGCGGTTACCGCTAG
- a CDS encoding ABC transporter substrate-binding protein: MRMKSTIVALGLSILLAGGGLAASAKEMVFVSWGGAYQDAIREAWLKPFTAATGTKVIEETSPETAKIQAMISAGTVSWDIVTDGGLGVARGAQAGLFEEITPEMVDQSGVYPQIVNKYGVPSEVFSTAFAFSTKAFPDGKAQPGSWADFWNVEKFPGARALFGSPQSVLEAALMADGVAQADVYKVLDTKEGQDRAFNKVRELKPHVSLWWTGGAQPVQAIGSGEVVMANGWNGRLQAGITEGVPLKIVWNGAVAEVGYFMMVKGAPHKEEATELLRWIAKPESQAQFHKYVSYGPTMAGAWDFIPKSEWGHLPSSPEIMKQSIFLNVDWWLKNEGAMVERYNALMQE, translated from the coding sequence ATGCGCATGAAATCGACGATCGTGGCATTGGGCCTGTCGATCCTTCTGGCCGGCGGCGGATTGGCCGCCTCGGCTAAGGAAATGGTGTTCGTCAGTTGGGGAGGCGCTTATCAGGACGCCATCCGCGAAGCCTGGCTGAAGCCCTTCACGGCTGCCACCGGCACGAAAGTTATCGAAGAGACGTCGCCGGAAACGGCCAAGATCCAGGCGATGATTTCGGCCGGAACGGTCTCCTGGGACATTGTTACGGATGGCGGCCTCGGCGTGGCGCGCGGCGCTCAGGCCGGTCTGTTCGAGGAAATCACGCCCGAGATGGTCGATCAGTCCGGCGTCTATCCTCAGATCGTCAACAAGTACGGTGTTCCGTCGGAGGTTTTTTCAACGGCCTTCGCGTTCTCGACCAAAGCCTTTCCGGACGGCAAGGCACAACCTGGAAGTTGGGCGGATTTCTGGAACGTCGAAAAGTTTCCCGGCGCGCGCGCGCTCTTTGGATCGCCACAGTCCGTGCTGGAAGCGGCACTAATGGCTGACGGCGTGGCGCAAGCCGACGTCTACAAGGTGCTCGATACCAAGGAAGGCCAGGATCGGGCCTTCAACAAGGTGCGTGAATTGAAGCCTCACGTCTCGCTGTGGTGGACCGGCGGAGCCCAGCCGGTTCAGGCCATCGGCAGCGGCGAAGTCGTTATGGCCAATGGCTGGAACGGACGTCTTCAGGCTGGCATCACCGAGGGCGTGCCGCTCAAGATCGTCTGGAACGGTGCGGTAGCCGAAGTTGGCTACTTCATGATGGTCAAGGGTGCGCCGCACAAGGAAGAGGCCACTGAACTGCTGCGTTGGATCGCCAAACCTGAGTCCCAGGCGCAATTCCACAAATACGTTTCCTACGGGCCAACCATGGCCGGGGCGTGGGACTTCATCCCCAAATCCGAATGGGGCCACCTGCCATCCTCACCCGAGATCATGAAGCAGTCGATCTTCCTCAATGTCGATTGGTGGTTGAAGAACGAGGGCGCGATGGTCGAGCGCTACAACGCGTTGATGCAAGAATAG
- a CDS encoding dihydrodipicolinate synthase family protein has product MKKITRDTRGVYIIAATPFKDDGSLDLESADRMVDFYLSHGVNGMTILGMMGEANKLTEDESRLFASHVFKRVAGTIPVVVGVSGAGIDNLRSLAQFSMDEGAAGIMVAPTPGPAVEDRIFNYFGQVCEAVGADVPICFQDFPQATGVPVSSNTILTLTRRHPQIVMLKHEDCPGLAKIEAVRNGTGTTDTPRMSILCGNGGLYLPLELQRGADGAMTGFAYPEMLVQVVARHAAGDVAGAEDMFDAYLPILRYEQQLNFGLAARKEILRRRGAIASAFVRKPGPRLSDGDHADIGHLMLRTAASVEKLAHAA; this is encoded by the coding sequence GTGAAGAAGATCACACGCGACACCAGGGGTGTCTACATCATCGCGGCGACGCCGTTCAAAGACGACGGGTCGCTCGATCTGGAAAGCGCCGACCGGATGGTGGATTTCTATCTGAGCCACGGCGTCAATGGCATGACGATCCTGGGCATGATGGGCGAAGCGAACAAACTGACCGAGGACGAGTCGCGCCTCTTCGCCTCCCACGTGTTCAAGCGCGTGGCAGGCACCATCCCTGTCGTCGTCGGCGTGTCGGGCGCCGGCATAGACAACCTCAGGAGCCTTGCCCAATTCTCCATGGACGAAGGGGCTGCCGGCATCATGGTAGCGCCAACACCCGGCCCGGCGGTAGAAGATCGCATATTCAATTATTTCGGCCAGGTGTGCGAGGCAGTCGGAGCCGACGTGCCGATCTGCTTCCAGGATTTCCCGCAAGCGACCGGCGTGCCTGTTTCGTCGAACACGATCCTCACCCTGACGCGCCGTCATCCACAGATCGTGATGCTCAAACATGAGGATTGCCCCGGCCTCGCCAAGATAGAGGCGGTGCGGAATGGGACTGGCACGACCGATACCCCGCGTATGTCCATCCTGTGCGGCAATGGCGGCCTCTACCTCCCCCTCGAACTACAGCGCGGCGCAGACGGCGCCATGACCGGCTTCGCCTATCCCGAAATGCTGGTCCAGGTTGTAGCCCGGCATGCCGCCGGCGATGTCGCCGGTGCAGAAGATATGTTCGACGCCTACCTGCCTATCCTGCGCTACGAGCAACAGTTGAATTTCGGACTGGCCGCCCGAAAGGAAATCCTGCGCCGCCGTGGGGCCATAGCTTCAGCGTTCGTACGCAAACCCGGTCCAAGGCTCTCGGACGGCGACCACGCCGACATAGGCCATCTTATGCTCCGTACTGCCGCCAGCGTGGAGAAGCTCGCCCATGCAGCTTGA